From the genome of Clavelina lepadiformis chromosome 2, kaClaLepa1.1, whole genome shotgun sequence:
TTTCCCGAATAAGTTATTCAGACCGTCAAAGTCCACAAATATTTGGAATGATTACACATTTGCAGCCAACCGCAAGTCTTGTTGACAACGAACGTTGCAAAATATGCAAAAGCTTCATGAGTATTGAACTTGGGAGAAAAACTCACCGCTTTTGTATGCTCTAacactgaaaataaaacattatctCCGCCAATCTAGATTCCGGAAAGTCTTCCTTCCTATGTTTGTCTATTTATATTTGTCATTATTAAACCGTTTCAAAGCTCAACACTGGATCTGGAGATCATAACAGGATACGAATCATTACCTTTTATCACATCATGgcagaaaaacataaaattcaTTTATTTCCAACTAGAATTTCAAATGTGATGtactttatttgtttttgttaaattttgccCAATTTCCAATGACAGGCAAGGCCATACTCGTGCAAAAAACTCTTTGATTAATTCCATGTAAAACTTGCAATTTGTGTTAATAAACTGTGACTTAAAAGCGAGATAACCTCTGCTTAGGACCGACATAAAAAGCTCAAAAAGAACCTGCGATCTGGGCGTGCGACATACCCAAGCATAATCCATAGCTTTGACCGAGCTTGCTTCATTGTGAAAACCAACCGAAAGTGCATTAACTTTTTTGCGATATTGCagtaaattgataaaaatgcGTAATCTTGTATACACGATTGGAGTGCGTCGCtaatttgcaaagtttgggaaccactgtatTAAAGAGGATTATTCTATGCATCGggtatttttattaatattatcgGGCATTACTCCTCAGTATTCACACAcggaatgtttttttttatatggCAACAACCACGGTATTCCCATGTCCATTAATGCTTCTTAGTAGAATCAATATAAGGtatgttaaatacaaaaaacagtAAATTTGAACGAAAAACACTGCATACCTTTGggtcaacattttttattttctgcattGCAGTGACTGGAACACTTGGTGGTCTTGGGGTCTCATAATCAGGTCTACCAAATAAGATTTCTATAGTTATTTTCATTGCCATTTCAACAAGCAAATACTGTAAGTAGACTTCAGATCACTTAATTATCAGTCAAAATAAACATCTCCGGTCGGATCTGTGGCAAATTAGCAAGACAAACTTTAATCTCTCACACACTTGACATAGCTACTGTGTTTCTTCTCATCTCTGGAGTGACCTGATGATTGCTTGTTGCGCAATTCCTTGAATTTTTCCTGAATCCTAGGAGATATTCTAATCTATTTAAACACTTTGTTCATTTTACATATATCTATAGATATATGTAAGTATTAAACAAATactattaaaataatttcctAATAGAAAAGCAAGAGCTAGTGGTATGCAACGACACACCTTTCGTTTTCAGCTTTCATTCGCTCAAAGTCTTGCTTTTGACGAGCTGCCAAATCACGTTTATGAAGCTCATTCTCTGGAACTTTTGGACTTCGTGTACTGCTAGAAGATCTTTTGGTTTTATTCATTCTAAATAACAATACCATTGATATATAGAACATGGGAAAAAATTGCATAATATGCAGTTGTCATAACAGGTACTTGAAGATTCCAAAgagtttgtttgctttgttttcttttagttGACGCTTCTTGTTTGACCTAGACCTTGAGCCTTCATCACTTAAGCTCAGTTGAGATGCTTGATCGTCTTCCTCCCTCACTGCTcaacagaaaaaattgaaatatatttaaatcTAATTGACAGTCAGGTGCACGATAAGACCAACTTCTTGAGGTATCTTGAACTGTTTTGCTTTCGTTTTTCATAAAACTGTTTGGACTGATACCGATACATAATAATACAAGATGTTGTGGTGGGTGTAAAGGGTACAGCATTCACCGAAAGATGCCATTTCATACAGCTGTAACTACCAAAACTTTCACCATTTTGCTACTAAAGGGtgttataaattattacataTAGAGTGTCTAAAATTGTAAAGCTACAAAATTCTTCTAAACATTATAGCATGACACTTAATTTGAATGCCTGCAATCAATAATCTGTTATGTTTGTTAATACTACCCTAGGTAAACATGAACAACtgaacttaaaaatgttttttactgTTAGTTAATATTCATAGCACCACAGAAGAAtgtgaaataaaagaaaaacataccATCACTAGACGATGCTGTTCAACAGCAAACGATGTGTAAGCAGAGCAAGCATGGCAGTGACATCCAGTTTTGATACGGCAATAACATCATGTaagtgacaaaacaaaaatgttgaagtGAAAGTTCATGCAATACTACACAGATCACCTTTGTTAAAATACACCCATCAATATTCTGAGCAATGGGTGCCAATAACTACATGCATTTTTAAAGACAAATACACCACATGTGATCATGATTTCGTTGCAAGTTGTTCAGTGTTCACTTTAAGTAAGGGGCAAGTGCTAAGAAGCCAACCTTAAACCAAAGAAGAGTTGCCAGCAAGTCATAAGTATACAAAAATCTTCAGTGGTTAGGCAACTATTGTGTTTCGAAAACACAATTCTGACATAAGTGGTGGGAAATATGACgccacaaaataaaatccaGGGGCATGATGCTGTTGTCTGGATCAAGTCTGAATAGTTTAGGCAACAAGAAATAGGTGTAGTTTATGCGTATTGCAGCGCTTAACACGAATATTTTGCATTctttaagtttatttgttttaaccTGACTTACAGTTGACATATCTACACCAGTGAAAATTGAGGCTAAGCTATAGCTCACCTAGTTTAAAGTTGGTTGCAGGCGCTAGCCATATATATCGTTAAGGACACCGATGCTTCAATAGTATTGTACAGTACTGTCATGTGTGACATTTGCATCAACTGCAACTAATCGACTAGCTACAAAGTCGCACTCCATCCAACATGTGTTAGCTAGCCTACCACTTGCTATTATCAGCAGCATAATTGATTCAAACGCCGCCACCTCCATCACAACTAGTGATACATTTTCGGCAAAATTTGCTTCCTTGCTAAACATTATTGAAAAACACTTACTCTGAATACCTACAGACAAATGTTCGTTGATTTAAGATTAATATGCTTTAACACTTGCCTCTCATTTTAAGGGAGAAGCAACAAATCATGATACATTCTACGAAGTAGTGAAATCTATCACcagttgaaaattttttaaatgtttgttaaGTGGAGAATAGTAATGGCAAGAAAGAACAATGATAACATTCAACACAGTAGGTGGAGGAATGATATAAGTATTGATGTGACATGCGCCAAAATACGAAAAtggtataaaatgaaaatgcttGTTGGGTATAATGGAGATATGtattaagaaaatttttagcCGAGCTTTTGTTTAATAATACTTACATGTTGACATATGTGTTATGCTCGGTGCTTCACCAGACATATCATAAGACTTGTCCAAAGCTGCACGGAAGCTGTCATTCAAAATCCTGCCCCGGACAACCTACATGAATGACAATAGCATGTATGTCACGTCACTGTCATGACTAAAAGTAATGGCAACCAAGCTCAGTGAGATAATTGTCTACCTTGGGCAGAGGCCTTGGAATAGGAAATGAGTTATCCAATTTATTTTGGGCAATACTTGACTCTACAGCTGTTTGCAAACTTTCAAGAGAACTTGATTTTGCTATTCCAAGTGTAGGGCCCACATCTGCAGAGGCAAACAATGCAGACAAATTTAACATGTTACAAATGCGTAAAATTCTAAGCAGATAACCAGATGAAACACTGGTTAAATTAAAAGATACAATATCACAATAGCAAACTTGCAGACACAATTCTTTTTGTACCTGAAGGCGTAAGCTTATTACTGGATGTATACGGTTTATTCCACTGAACAAATGTAACAGCACCACTATTTCCAGCCACCAGCGACTCAGTTGAAATTGATTTTCGGAACCCAGAAACTGGGGCAATTTCTttaacaacagaaaaaaattaaataattaatgcaGTTCTTCTTGAAACTACTAACAGGTGTGTTACGTCTTCAACACACTGTTTTAATAAGATATTAACAGTTAATTTAAGACCCTCATAGACTGTTATGAAAAACTTGCCAATTGCATTtgagttgttgttgttttgttgtgttgtatattttctttttcccGACGATTGAGGTGAAACCATTCGTTTTTTAGGAGAAGACGTTGTTGCTTGCTTGTTTTTAGCACCATCTTTTATCATTCAAAATACATTTTCAGAGGAAAATGATGTGTAGTGTTTATAAATGCCATGAAAGCCAAGAAAGAGATTTTGAAACAGAGCAGTTATCACAAACAATTCGCTTTTAAGTAtgaaattattgaaataaaataactgaaattattatttaaaattgctAACCAGTTCctaaatttgttttgctttttgaagCCTTTAAATCAGCATTGTATGAAAAGCGAGGAAGATTGTCCTTTcgtttttcagaaaatgatTGCCGTATGGTGGATTCACGAGAAAAAGGGTCATGTGCATCATTAGGGCATTCTTCATCCGTAGTTACAACATCTTCAaagattaaaaacatttgtaacGCTGCACACTCCGCTTACCTTGTTCCAAAGAAAATCAAACACAAATAGTCAAAGCAAAGAATGCTGGAAATACCTGGATTTACAGGTGAGTCTGCTCTGGAAAGCTGCAAAAATTCCGAGCTAGACAAACTTGTTACAGAAAGCTTTGTTTCCGTAGGTCTTGCGCCATCATGTTCGACTGGCACAGCATCCGATGTCAATTCATTTGCTATAAAGCACAAAACGATAACTTTTAATAATCGTAGTACTTATGCTAATCACACTTCACAATCAATGTTTATTAGCAGGCATACAGTCTCCTCTTATATAGAGAAAATAAGTTATTCATTTTGTAGGAAGACTATGCAAATTGCAATGAATTAAATCACCAAAACAGGTTCAACAAGCACACTGTTCCTAAATATGCATGACAGGAGAAACTGGAGTATTTTTTAGCCATGCATGTTAATTTCCCATGCAAATAAGTTAAATGTAATTAAATGGGAAAGCATGGAAGCATACCCACTATACTATTTCTTGTACAGAAAGCAATCTCAGTGCAATAAGATAAAACAAGACAAATAGAGTTCACctaattaaacaaataaaatcagaATTTGGAAAACTCTGAAACTAATCAGCAGTCATGTTGAAGCTCATGTCACCAACGTAATTAGGTTCTAAGATTTCCTTCGTAATTATCTTTTTGTAGTACCAGTCACTAGGATTCACTTGTTATGATTATGACAAAAGGTTATGTGGCCCAATGTATACTAAAAGTCTGGAGCAAGTATAACATACAAGAAAATACATACCGGTAACCATGCAACTATAtctatataattatatatgaGAAGCAATAACCATGCtctatttttaaactttgctatTATAGAAAAAGCATCTCTGCACTCTGCAGGTACACTTGCGTTCAGCGTTTGACAGAAATCTAAACATCTCTTATTAGCTTgagaatttgttaaaattctaTCGTGTGGGCACAAACAGAATGTGTGTCAACAATATTGACTACAAAAATACATGCCACTATACTGAAATCActaaaaatactgtatattaaaataaaccaACCTACACAAAGTACACCACAAGCAGTATGAAAGGAATCTGGGCTACAACTATTAGTCATTAAAGAAAGcattcttttaaaataaaatgcatgtgTGTATACGACTTGATGTTTGTGTATTgaaatttgtaagtttttttagcgtattgtttttaaatgtacTAGACTTACGCAGTTTTCTGTGATACCAGCCAATTACATGGTGCAGTCACCATTAATTTATCAGAACAAAGGTGACATAAAAACCACTAAAATACCATAGTTGTAGCAGCCTTTCTTTCAAACAGCAGTAAACTAAGAAATAAGGTTGGCCCCAATTGCATTCATGGAGATAAACCAGTGGTTTTCATCctgttaaattaatttttaactgaaataaaaagtcGGTTTGCTTTGCAGTGTCACCCTACAtattgaaatacaaatttgcccatttgtaatttgttaattacaaatgtttttactgAGGGTGTAACACAGGGcataataatacaaaataagCCTTTATTCCACACATAAtattacaatattttgattaaTCTATAGGCTGCTTGTTTTGCTATTGCATGCACGCAATCTCACTTCACTGCTTCAATCAACCTTCATTTGGAAGAGGTATTAGATTATATTGGATCGCACGGAAGGGgtcaaaatacaaaaaggtgaaaaaccattgttttaaacataaaattgtaAAGATGTGATGCTTAATGTTGTTTCAATCTGTACAACATGCATTTGCATTAGATTTGTCATGATGATTGTGTTTATGACATTACAAGCAAATGACATATATTAGAATATAACCAAAACAtgttgatgaaatgtttgaagTCAGAAGTTAATTAAATCACAGGACATAAACATACGATTGTTTTCCTGAATAAAAACATGCTGAGAACAGGCGTTATCACAAAAACTGCAGGAGAATCTGAAATGCACGACTGCAAGTGGCAATCCAAATAAAGCGTGTCGAGAAGATGCGTGGGCTACCTGTCATGCTTTCAAAAGCAAGTCTTCGTGAATCATCAGATGGCCTAGGTTTAATAAGATCAGATAAATATCCCGAAGAATTTGACACTTTGAGCTCATTTTCTGTACTTCTCATAGACAGTGATCGCTTTGGGATACGATGAGTTCTAGGTATAGTCCAGGTTGAATAAGATTCATTTCCTTGTGAGGAGTTTGGCTTGGGAGGAATTGTGGGTGTGGATGACCTTATTAAGTTGCTTAAAAAACTTGATGCAGATGAATTTAGTATCTTTTCTCTTACTCTGTTTATTACTTCAATGTCAATAGTGTCTGCATCACCAGTCATTGAACGTGATTTCTTGTGATTGGACACTCGTCTGGCAACACTCGAGTTGGTGTTCTTTGCCATTTGAGGTCTGTCTATTGTGGAAGCAGTTTGAAATGATCGGCTTGTAACGTCACTCATATCGTCTGGACCAAAGGATGTTACCAACAAAAGAGATGGCAGAGATGCTTGCTTCACATGCAAATGTCTTGGAACATCTTCATTAAGAGTTAATTTCGCTTATAGGTTGCAATTTCCATCATATAAGTTTAACTTATTACTTGGTGAAAAGCTTTGTAACCATCAGTGTTACATAAACAACAAAGGCTAAGAAAATTAAGCCCATCATATAcgattataattaaaaaaaaaacgtaaagCTAGAAATGTGTTATTTATAAGCCATGACCAAACATTAAGCTTTCTGTAGGGCAAGCACAGAAGTGCTAATAAGCTTTTAGCAACAGGCTGAAACTAATACGCTTGCAGAGCAAGTTAACAAATGGTGTAAATGAACAAGTAAATATTATAAATGAAGGTTGGGCAAACTTACACAACAAACTTATTTCACTAAAAGAAATCATTTGCAGTAAATCCATTAAGTGCACAGAAATGATGTTGCTACTGCAAATGAACACtactttaaacttttgttaaatttactcTCAGAATTAAACAATTACCAATGATATTTGACCATTAGAAACCTTGTATACAGTAAGTACACTGTCTatgtacaaaaaaaaatataccCATAACCAAAAACTATCGCCATAGGGGTATGTGCAATTGTGCTGGTATACTTATTCAACAAAATAGTCAACAACATGCATTCATTACTTAAAAGTGTTATTCCTAGTTATGCATAAACAGACCTGATTTTGCTACGAAATTAAATTGTTCGATAAGGGAATCAGAGAGATCACTGCTCGCTTCAGAAGAAACTCGCGACGGTGCTCCATCTGATGTTGGTTTTCTTCGAGCTATCACCATCTGCCAATTTGATATATGCATAAATGAAAAAGTAATTTCAAGAGCAATTTTTTGAAGGCATGGAAGATTTATTTTACCAATgtttaaaacatgttaaaaaaaACTAGAAAATGGCATCAAAACCATCTTTAACCATGGCATCAACACATGCCAATAAGAAATCCTTGtatgaaattgcttttaaccAAGCAACGTCTTAACCAAGCACAATGTTAACACAGTTAAATTAGCTATAACTGTGTACAAAAATACAGGTTTGCGGATCATACCTATTTTTAAGCACATTTAGCAGTTAAACACAATGCTATGTTCATTTCATGTTCATACCTGTATCATACCACGAACATTTCCCTCTGTGGACATGGATTGTCTAAGAATTTCAATTGCTTCATGATTTGTAAAACCTTGCAATGAGTGGCCATTGACTTGAATCAGTTGATCATTGGATTTCAATCTGCCATCCTGCAAACACAGAGAATATTTTAGAggttttaacaatttaaaaagtGTCAAATGCCCAAACTACTATTTATAAACCAATAGGAGAGAACAGACCTGCCATGCTGCACCTCCATGAAAAACAGCTTTTACGAAGATTCCTAAATCTTTTCTTGTCTTCTTGCTCTGATTTCCTTTCAAACTGATACCCAAGCCAGCCGAccctaaataaattttacaaaaaatgagTTGTTACAAGGTTAAAAGATTTCATAATAACTTACTGAACCATATAACGAATTTTTCACCATTACaccatttaaaaaatgttcaaaccTGTATCATTAAGTGCAATTTCAAACATGAAATATTCTTTATGATTGTCCTCACTGATAGCCTTGTCAGTATCAGGATCATCTTTCTGTTTCATAAACAGAAAACAGTGAGGTGTGGTAAATGGTCTCAAGCACATTCAGTGGCTGTCAAGAAAGGGCATCatgaaaaaaggtttaattacCATTTTTCGAGGTAGATTTTCAATTTGACGGCTGATGACAAGATTCACAATGGAACCAATAGCAACTCCACGCAACATCACAACAACCTCTTCTTGGGTTTTTCCAGATACATCAAAACCATTTACTTCCAAAAGTCTGTAATTATAGGAAGTAGTTGGCTAAGTTAAGCTAACAACACTAACTACAAAACACACTATTAATATATGTGCTATTGTCACCAAATTTAGCACCGCACTATTGTTTATACCACTattggtttgtttttaaatgtgttttgagatacagtatatatttagAGGTATTTCACCCACGATGCACGACTTCGTACTGTTTAGTACAAATGATTTGTGCCACCTGTGATTCTTTTTATTGCTTTCTTAGTAAGTTTTAGATACGTGTAATTTAAACCTTTTACGCCTTCACCTATACAACTCCTGCCCAAGGCAGGTTACGCTGCCCGCGATTCCTTATCTCGCTCCTAATTATGGTTAACTTCTCGATGGTGATGGGAACTTGGTTTAATTCTAAGTTTTGTTCTCGGTAAGAAGGTCCGGTAATTTTATTGACAGATAATGAGGAACCTTGATTTGATTCCACATGCTCAAGTGAACGTTATTAAAAGTTAGAAGAGCAGAGAATGGCGATGTGACTAGCCATAAGAGCGGGAAGTTTCCTGAACTGGAGAATTTAACGTGACACTATGTTTGCCACCAGGCAtcatttcaacaacaaaaggtGCTCAACTGGTGCTGGAATTCTTTATTGAAACCAATGTTTCGCAAAATTACCATTATTGAAATCTGCCCTGACGAAGCTCATCCGCATGGGTTTGCGAAACGTTGGTTTCAATAAAGAATTCCATCACCAGTTGAACACTTTTTGTTGTTGACACTATTAGTAACATTACTTTGTCAGGTAAAACAAGATATTATTACGTCTCATCaacaaaaatctttaattgACCAGTTGACTTACTTCACCCCTAAATAACTTACCTATCACCTGCCAGAAGTCTACCATCCTGAATTGCTGCTCCTTtcggtaaaatattttttatataaataggTCCACTGTCACCAACAACTGTATCCCTTGTGGTAAGACTAAATCCCAGTCCATGGATATCTGTAAAACAAACATCCCGGTGTAAATGATCACCATATGTACACAGTTAGATATATAGATCATATATTACTCATAAAAGATACAAAAAAATGACCAAATCTTACCTTTCCGGAGCTGAATATTAATACGATGTCCAATTTTTCTTGTGTAACTGCTTAAATTATCATGTGATAGTTGAGCAATAGCCGGTACTTTGGCCTTTGGTGATTGAGGTTCCTGAATATGTAAATTAAAATCTCGGTAATGAAGTCAACgcagataaataattattaacaagttagacaaaataataattaatccacCCAGCTATATACCAcatcaaaacaaataaactatcAAATAAAGGATAAATAATATTTGAGAAATGtacaatttaatttattaaattaaatctaTGATTTAATTCGACTGGGGTGTGAGGCATCCAATTGTGCCTGCCACTGGCAGCAAGCAGAAGTGCCATAAAATATTGAAGTATTTCTTCATGATCTGTACGTATTGTCTAGTTCAAGTTGAAGGCATACCGCTTTTCTAAGCTAGCTTAATTGTAAATCACTTGATCCTAGATAGCAAGTACAGTGTACACACACAACATGCATGCATTATTGTCTTTGTGAGCTAACTGAGCTGTATTGAATGATagtaaaacaaacttaaattaGCCAAACATGTGTCACTTACGTTAATAATTAAACAGATATAACCAATATTATGAAAAAGATTAGAAAACATTAACTCAAATATAGAGTCCGTACATACCTGAGTTGACATTGATGATACGGAAGTAGAAGACTGTGATGTATTTAGATGAGAGTTTTGTGAAGGTGCCATACCGTGACTGGTCTTATCAACTGGTGGTGTTGCTGTGGTCAAAGATATGATTGGTTGAAGACTTGGAGTAAGAGTAGAAGAAAATCTATTTGGATTACATATGGAACATTTTTCCTTTATCTTATAACAACGATAAGGTTTTCTgatatattataatgttacAAGTATCAAAGTGTAATTTGCATATACACAGCACAAACCTTGTTGGTGAAGCGAGCGATGAAGGCACAACTCTGCTAGCAAATCGATC
Proteins encoded in this window:
- the LOC143444847 gene encoding uncharacterized protein LOC143444847 isoform X4, which gives rise to MFLVHKFVRKLIAVFEQEEPHHFEWDLGSVASSDDPSFSQRPSVSSKPNISNGTLHDPDYSHYRKIDSTTSYNQRDNTSEVGVGVKALKSADTRVEVKGNNTSSISNTSSTDRIENSMINGNTYDPRGPRSSVSKKRSLHSSLSDEQSNNKSRSSVESKNDRRDRSYFRRNTSARQSKASALSDPVDDDDYYYNPTNSYGYDYSHLEVHDSRGRMEEPTRNHHSHVDRSDLPWFYKDAQEIRLVNDGSLQNMKVESFDDPLTKKFAGLVINSIDQSSRLRNLLECGDVIVEINDHVLMDFTFKDAKNIMFDSLLYPNIEFRVLPVEERDRFASRVVPSSLASPTRFSSTLTPSLQPIISLTTATPPVDKTSHGMAPSQNSHLNTSQSSTSVSSMSTQEPQSPKAKVPAIAQLSHDNLSSYTRKIGHRINIQLRKDIHGLGFSLTTRDTVVGDSGPIYIKNILPKGAAIQDGRLLAGDRLLEVNGFDVSGKTQEEVVVMLRGVAIGSIVNLVISRQIENLPRKMKDDPDTDKAISEDNHKEYFMFEIALNDTGSAGLGISLKGNQSKKTRKDLGIFVKAVFHGGAAWQDGRLKSNDQLIQVNGHSLQGFTNHEAIEILRQSMSTEGNVRGMIQMVIARRKPTSDGAPSRVSSEASSDLSDSLIEQFNFVAKSDVPRHLHVKQASLPSLLLVTSFGPDDMSDVTSRSFQTASTIDRPQMAKNTNSSVARRVSNHKKSRSMTGDADTIDIEVINRVREKILNSSASSFLSNLIRSSTPTIPPKPNSSQGNESYSTWTIPRTHRIPKRSLSMRSTENELKVSNSSGYLSDLIKPRPSDDSRRLAFESMTANELTSDAVPVEHDGARPTETKLSVTSLSSSEFLQLSRADSPVNPDVVTTDEECPNDAHDPFSRESTIRQSFSEKRKDNLPRFSYNADLKASKSKTNLGTDGAKNKQATTSSPKKRMVSPQSSGKRKYTTQQNNNNSNAIEIAPVSGFRKSISTESLVAGNSGAVTFVQWNKPYTSSNKLTPSDVGPTLGIAKSSSLESLQTAVESSIAQNKLDNSFPIPRPLPKVVRGRILNDSFRAALDKSYDMSGEAPSITHMSTSSSSDVREEDDQASQLSLSDEGSRSRSNKKRQLKENKANKLFGIFKMNKTKRSSSSTRSPKVPENELHKRDLAARQKQDFERMKAENERIQEKFKELRNKQSSGHSRDEKKHSSYVKPDYETPRPPSVPVTAMQKIKNVDPKTSHYQSSSGRHSVDPTSLRHHSNSAVRAPPASTDKDSSPPRPFPRNKKHSKGESSQFKESKNAYSSLPRQPRRTSRNMGQVEVSKVVSPERRTSGPVYSSSSRTLDNREFYNRQKPNVNRQSSTSYSSPLATQANLKSPTSSSSFTQQQSPTSVTSPVSAHNSRKGRTLPYGASMGNGQAKNSVPKHHRQYHYREDSPEPPPQNFYVVDDRRFKKTPVTVIRRGTLTDVPLPKEQPTSVPYRHSIYTDHPSTLNYFAVIKSPLNTTETGSRDAQLERGIDRITQGEELSYKLSPRDDAASPSSSEAAEKNRSTYHKLMKGQYGEKLEESFGKIELSTPYNL